One window of the bacterium genome contains the following:
- a CDS encoding TIGR03619 family F420-dependent LLM class oxidoreductase, whose translation MFMVDPAEFLDLARTADGTGWDSIQVADAPFFPEVISVPYPYTPDGTRFWPLDQPVLDPWVAITAMATVTKRIRFIPSVLRLAVRQPLLEAKSLCSVAAMSDDRVALGVGLAWMPEEFKWLGQDKKTRGARQDEAIQILRLLMGGGMVEFHGEYYDFDRLTMAPVPKKRIPIYVGGTTKPALRRAARFGDGWISVIHSMDEVEGLMAELNRFRREFGRENEPFDVMMHCPDAESVDDIRRLEDLGVTDLQVTPWSERVLAEMGVGAIMQQQPSLAVKQAAIERYAEDVIAKFPASTE comes from the coding sequence ATGTTCATGGTCGATCCCGCCGAGTTCCTGGATCTCGCCCGCACCGCCGATGGCACGGGCTGGGACAGCATCCAGGTAGCTGATGCCCCGTTCTTTCCAGAGGTGATCTCCGTCCCCTATCCCTATACGCCGGACGGCACGCGCTTCTGGCCGCTCGATCAGCCGGTCCTCGACCCGTGGGTGGCCATCACGGCCATGGCCACGGTGACGAAGCGCATTCGCTTCATCCCGTCCGTACTCAGGCTGGCCGTCCGCCAACCGCTGCTCGAAGCCAAGAGCCTGTGCTCGGTGGCAGCGATGTCGGACGATCGCGTTGCCCTCGGAGTCGGACTGGCCTGGATGCCCGAGGAGTTCAAGTGGCTCGGCCAGGACAAGAAGACCCGCGGCGCCCGCCAGGATGAGGCCATCCAGATCCTCCGCCTCCTCATGGGAGGTGGCATGGTGGAATTCCACGGCGAGTACTACGACTTCGATCGCCTGACGATGGCGCCGGTGCCGAAGAAGCGAATCCCCATCTATGTCGGGGGTACGACGAAGCCCGCCCTTCGGCGCGCCGCGCGATTCGGCGACGGCTGGATCAGCGTCATTCACTCCATGGATGAGGTCGAGGGGCTGATGGCGGAGCTGAACAGATTTCGTCGGGAGTTCGGGCGCGAAAACGAGCCCTTCGACGTCATGATGCATTGCCCCGACGCCGAGAGCGTGGACGATATCCGTCGCCTCGAGGATCTGGGGGTCACCGATCTCCAGGTCACCCCATGGAGCGAGCGCGTCCTGGCCGAGATGGGTGTGGGCGCCATCATGCAGCAGCAGCCATCGCTGGCCGTGAAGCAGGCAGCCATCGAGCGCTACGCCGAAGATGTCATCGCCAAGTTCCCTGCCTCGACCGAATGA
- a CDS encoding 4Fe-4S dicluster domain-containing protein: MEPTREIYWNIVGGALMYVLALVAVAFFAWGVFRRVRLWRLGNPDARWDRIGERVGGLLMEVLGHRRHRRRSFPALIHLLIFYGFLAQFAATSLVSLQEWSGIHFLRGSFYLGYSLLSDVFGFLAIVGLCMALWRRLVLRPAHLHSFMDDWFSLGLLLVLFVQGFVLEGCRIAVTELHQQPDLAPWSPGGYAVALLLDGLGNAQLSAIHRSLWWIHAATAFLFIGYLSHGKLGHVLYGPLNIFLRDLGGSGKLSHPDIEAVLESDPDALENLGVARLDQFTWKQLLNMDACVNCGRCEEVCPAHLSGAALSPRKLVQDLKQHLHEAGPAFLDASSVAETEAAPDLPTLIELASGAAARSAVTEEEIWGCRTCGACQTECPVFVEHIPTIIDMRRNLVMTEARMGEETQQFLKNIEDRAHPWVGTAHDREGWFADLDIKVLGRGDTAEYLFWVGCTGALVDRNIKVTRAMVRVLQAAGVDFAVLGAEESCTGDPARRAGDELSFQTCAKTNVETFERYGVEKIITTCPHCFNSFKNEYADFDGRYEVVHHTELIAELVRSGRLRLRKEIPSLTYHDPCYLGRHNEVYDEPREILGGLAQPGGFREMERSRSRALCCGSGGGYAWMDDSAPERINHQRLEDVRASEAGTAAVSCPFCMQMFDEALAAKDPEGSMRVADIAELVADALDEET; this comes from the coding sequence ATGGAGCCCACGCGCGAGATCTATTGGAACATCGTCGGTGGCGCGCTGATGTACGTGCTCGCACTCGTCGCCGTCGCCTTCTTCGCCTGGGGTGTGTTTCGCCGTGTCCGGCTGTGGCGCCTCGGAAACCCCGATGCACGGTGGGACCGCATCGGAGAGCGCGTGGGTGGGCTCCTTATGGAAGTCCTCGGCCACCGCCGACACCGGCGACGGTCGTTCCCGGCCCTCATCCATCTGCTGATCTTCTACGGCTTCCTGGCGCAGTTCGCAGCGACTTCCTTGGTTTCGCTGCAGGAGTGGTCGGGCATTCATTTCCTGCGAGGCTCCTTCTACCTGGGCTACTCGCTGCTGAGCGACGTCTTCGGGTTCCTCGCCATCGTCGGCCTGTGCATGGCGCTCTGGCGACGGCTGGTTCTGCGTCCGGCCCATCTCCACTCCTTCATGGATGACTGGTTCAGCCTGGGCCTCCTGCTGGTTCTCTTCGTCCAGGGCTTCGTGCTCGAGGGGTGCCGCATCGCCGTCACCGAGTTGCACCAACAACCCGACCTCGCGCCCTGGTCTCCCGGAGGTTATGCGGTGGCGTTGCTGCTCGACGGCCTCGGCAACGCCCAGTTGAGCGCGATTCACCGCTCCCTCTGGTGGATCCACGCAGCGACGGCCTTCCTCTTCATCGGCTACCTGAGTCACGGGAAGCTGGGTCACGTCCTCTACGGCCCCCTCAACATCTTCCTGCGCGATCTCGGCGGCAGCGGCAAGCTCTCGCACCCGGACATCGAAGCCGTGCTGGAGAGCGACCCGGACGCGCTCGAGAACCTGGGGGTGGCACGACTCGACCAGTTCACGTGGAAGCAGCTGCTCAACATGGACGCCTGCGTGAACTGCGGCCGCTGTGAAGAGGTTTGCCCGGCCCACTTGAGCGGCGCCGCCCTCAGTCCGCGGAAGCTGGTCCAGGATCTGAAGCAACACCTGCACGAAGCCGGCCCCGCATTTCTCGACGCCTCATCCGTTGCGGAGACCGAGGCTGCGCCCGACCTGCCTACGCTCATCGAGCTGGCCTCCGGGGCCGCAGCTCGATCGGCCGTGACGGAAGAGGAGATCTGGGGCTGCCGCACCTGCGGCGCCTGTCAGACGGAATGCCCGGTCTTCGTCGAACACATCCCGACCATCATCGACATGCGGCGCAACCTGGTCATGACCGAGGCGCGCATGGGCGAGGAAACCCAACAGTTCCTGAAGAACATCGAAGACCGGGCGCATCCCTGGGTGGGGACGGCCCATGACCGCGAGGGCTGGTTCGCCGATCTCGACATCAAGGTATTGGGACGAGGTGACACGGCGGAGTACCTCTTCTGGGTCGGCTGCACCGGGGCCCTGGTCGACCGCAACATCAAGGTCACCCGCGCCATGGTCCGGGTGCTGCAGGCAGCAGGCGTAGACTTCGCCGTGCTCGGTGCCGAGGAATCCTGCACCGGTGACCCGGCGCGGCGGGCCGGCGACGAGCTCAGCTTCCAGACCTGCGCCAAGACGAACGTCGAGACGTTCGAGAGATACGGCGTGGAGAAGATCATCACGACCTGCCCCCACTGCTTCAACAGCTTCAAGAACGAGTACGCGGATTTCGACGGGCGTTACGAGGTCGTCCACCACACCGAGCTGATCGCCGAGCTGGTTCGCAGCGGCCGTCTACGGCTTCGCAAAGAGATCCCGTCCCTCACCTACCACGACCCCTGCTATCTCGGCCGCCACAACGAAGTCTACGATGAGCCGCGCGAGATCCTCGGGGGCCTCGCCCAACCGGGAGGCTTCCGGGAGATGGAGCGAAGCCGTTCCCGCGCGCTCTGTTGCGGGTCCGGAGGAGGCTACGCCTGGATGGACGATTCGGCACCGGAGCGGATCAACCATCAACGCCTGGAGGACGTACGCGCCTCCGAGGCGGGCACGGCCGCCGTTTCGTGCCCCTTCTGCATGCAGATGTTCGACGAAGCCCTGGCCGCCAAGGATCCCGAGGGCAGCATGCGTGTGGCCGACATCGCAGAACTGGTGGCCGACGCCCTGGACGAGGAAACGTGA
- a CDS encoding 1,4-dihydroxy-6-naphthoate synthase produces MSWSNWQEVEGEGLEFDEILYEKKWHEELEGGVARVTINKPEKYNVMTLATVDEMFRAFYDANHDTSIGVIVVAGKGKHFGVGGDVDWEKWGLREAFYNRYPHNRLIRLSRKPILAAVQGYCLGGHNHMAYCCDFTIAADNAKFGQAGPKVSSPADGFFVPYLTKVVGAKRAREMWMLCRRYPAEQALEMGLVNKVVPLDSMEEEIDGWCEELLSVSPGCLEILKASFDQEMDGYAEMGVISSQFYPDWFDMPEGKEGGASFTEKRPPRFWSLRKNESKARQQLIDDYEGEKD; encoded by the coding sequence TGGAAGGAGGCGTGGCTCGGGTCACCATCAACAAGCCCGAGAAGTACAACGTCATGACCCTCGCCACGGTCGACGAAATGTTCCGCGCTTTCTACGACGCCAACCATGACACGTCGATCGGTGTGATCGTGGTTGCCGGCAAAGGGAAGCATTTCGGCGTTGGGGGAGATGTCGATTGGGAGAAGTGGGGCCTGCGCGAGGCCTTCTACAACCGATATCCCCACAACCGATTGATCCGTCTGTCCCGCAAGCCGATCCTCGCCGCCGTGCAGGGCTACTGCCTGGGCGGGCATAACCACATGGCCTACTGCTGCGACTTCACCATCGCTGCGGACAACGCCAAGTTCGGCCAGGCCGGGCCCAAGGTGTCGAGCCCCGCGGACGGCTTCTTCGTGCCGTATCTCACCAAGGTGGTCGGCGCCAAACGGGCGCGCGAGATGTGGATGCTCTGCCGGCGCTATCCCGCAGAACAGGCCCTCGAAATGGGATTGGTCAACAAGGTCGTTCCTCTCGACAGCATGGAGGAGGAGATCGACGGCTGGTGCGAGGAACTCCTCTCCGTGAGCCCCGGCTGCCTCGAGATCCTCAAGGCGAGCTTCGACCAGGAAATGGACGGGTACGCCGAGATGGGAGTGATCTCCAGCCAGTTCTACCCGGACTGGTTCGACATGCCTGAAGGGAAGGAAGGCGGGGCCTCCTTCACCGAGAAACGCCCTCCCCGCTTCTGGAGCCTTCGCAAGAACGAAAGCAAGGCGCGTCAACAGCTCATCGATGACTACGAGGGAGAGAAAGATTAG
- a CDS encoding CoA transferase gives MKQALEGIRVLDLSQWLQGPVCAQYLADFGAEVIHVERPKGGDGARGVRSIKALAIGDWNQYFLVINRNKKSLAVDLKKPEGQELFYELVRKSDVFLSNFQRQNLDAWGLTWEKLRDINPRLIFATNSGYGHAREINRPSYDINVQALTGLMTRQGEPGEPPIYLGMGSGDTYGGLMSALGIMLALHERRRTGRGQFLDASLYGAQLFMAAPTLQPFLASANSLYSEQQARSQAGNPLWNRYQVKDKWVFLCLEDTDENWAALCESFERPELASDVRFDSAAKRTEHNAELVAVLDSILQEQDSEEWIGRCRSSGIPAAPIQNLKDVSGDAQAWENDYLLKVHCGEVNREVDVRGLPITLSKTPGRVESLGPELGQDTELILMDLLEMEWDRISELKEQGVIP, from the coding sequence ATGAAGCAGGCACTCGAAGGCATCCGTGTTCTCGATCTGAGCCAGTGGCTGCAGGGGCCGGTCTGCGCGCAATATCTTGCGGACTTCGGTGCCGAGGTCATCCACGTCGAGCGTCCCAAGGGCGGCGACGGTGCGCGCGGCGTGCGTAGCATCAAGGCCTTGGCCATCGGCGATTGGAACCAATACTTCCTGGTCATCAACCGCAACAAGAAGAGCCTCGCGGTCGACCTCAAGAAGCCGGAAGGGCAGGAACTTTTCTACGAGTTGGTGCGCAAGTCGGATGTCTTCCTGTCGAACTTCCAGCGCCAGAATCTCGATGCCTGGGGGCTCACCTGGGAGAAGCTCCGGGATATCAATCCCCGCCTCATCTTCGCCACCAACAGTGGCTACGGCCATGCTCGCGAGATCAACCGGCCATCCTACGACATCAACGTTCAGGCGCTGACCGGCTTGATGACCCGGCAGGGCGAGCCTGGCGAGCCTCCGATCTATCTCGGCATGGGCTCCGGGGATACCTACGGTGGCCTCATGTCGGCTCTGGGAATCATGCTGGCGCTTCACGAGCGTCGGCGAACGGGCCGCGGACAATTCCTCGACGCGTCTCTCTACGGCGCACAGCTCTTCATGGCCGCCCCGACACTCCAGCCCTTCCTGGCTTCGGCGAACTCGCTCTACTCGGAGCAGCAGGCGAGGAGTCAGGCCGGGAATCCGCTCTGGAACCGCTACCAGGTAAAGGACAAGTGGGTCTTCCTGTGCCTCGAAGACACCGACGAGAATTGGGCTGCGCTATGCGAGAGCTTCGAACGGCCGGAACTGGCTAGCGACGTGAGGTTCGATAGCGCGGCGAAGCGGACGGAGCACAATGCCGAGTTGGTTGCGGTCCTCGACAGCATCCTGCAGGAGCAGGACTCGGAGGAGTGGATCGGTCGCTGCAGGTCGTCCGGCATCCCCGCTGCCCCGATCCAGAACCTGAAGGATGTTTCCGGGGACGCCCAGGCCTGGGAAAACGACTACCTGCTCAAGGTGCACTGCGGCGAGGTGAATCGTGAGGTGGACGTTCGCGGGCTGCCCATCACGCTGAGCAAGACCCCGGGACGGGTCGAGAGCCTCGGCCCTGAACTGGGCCAGGACACTGAACTCATCCTCATGGACCTGCTCGAGATGGAATGGGATCGCATCAGCGAACTCAAGGAGCAGGGAGTCATCCCGTGA
- a CDS encoding CoA transferase — MSGALQDVVVIETTREFYASLAGALLGDFGATVIRVVDISDARTVDHGRDGMHPPERWNSLDELAHRNKQSLAVNLAEPAGREILEKLVAGADVFLTDAPSATLDNEGCDYESLCALKPDIVLTRASGFGPKGPDRDLPAYDELAAARTGVMPTLPQPGQPPVYTGVGQMHTAVMLALGTMIALHHREECGEGQVVDASLFGGNMYSQSLDMQAYLAIRDDRFLEPLSRLDSGNPMSGPMYPSSDGRWVTLAMPDTDKYWPAFAEIMGLDVTDPRFDSHEKRCGESRLEMMQVLDERFRTRPGSHWKQALDEKQLPADVIEKYDYPAADSNAEANRYILNLEHPTHGAVQSLGFPIHMSESPARLRRMAPCVGQHTAEILQERLGYADARIQELEAEGILGAEPLA, encoded by the coding sequence ATGAGCGGTGCGCTTCAGGATGTCGTCGTCATCGAGACGACCCGAGAGTTCTATGCCTCATTGGCCGGAGCGCTGTTGGGTGATTTCGGCGCGACCGTGATCCGAGTCGTGGATATCTCCGACGCCCGAACGGTCGATCACGGCCGGGACGGCATGCATCCACCGGAGCGCTGGAACTCCCTCGACGAACTCGCTCATCGCAACAAGCAGAGCCTCGCCGTGAACCTCGCTGAGCCTGCGGGTCGCGAGATCCTGGAGAAGCTCGTTGCGGGGGCGGATGTCTTCCTGACGGACGCACCGTCGGCGACCTTGGACAACGAGGGCTGCGACTACGAGAGCCTATGTGCCCTCAAGCCGGACATCGTGCTCACCCGGGCGAGCGGCTTCGGCCCGAAGGGGCCGGATCGCGATCTGCCCGCCTACGATGAGTTGGCGGCGGCCCGTACCGGTGTGATGCCGACCCTGCCCCAGCCGGGACAGCCTCCCGTCTACACCGGTGTCGGCCAGATGCACACGGCCGTGATGCTCGCGCTCGGCACGATGATTGCCCTTCACCACCGCGAAGAGTGCGGGGAAGGGCAGGTGGTCGACGCGTCCCTCTTCGGCGGGAACATGTATTCGCAGAGCCTCGACATGCAGGCCTATCTCGCGATCCGCGACGATCGCTTCCTCGAACCGCTCTCACGTCTCGATTCCGGCAACCCCATGAGCGGTCCGATGTATCCGAGTTCCGACGGCCGCTGGGTCACGCTGGCGATGCCGGATACGGACAAGTACTGGCCCGCCTTCGCCGAGATCATGGGCCTCGACGTCACCGACCCCCGCTTCGACAGCCACGAGAAACGCTGCGGGGAGAGTCGGCTCGAGATGATGCAGGTCCTCGACGAGCGTTTCCGAACCAGGCCGGGCTCCCATTGGAAGCAGGCGCTCGATGAGAAACAGCTTCCCGCCGACGTCATCGAGAAGTACGACTACCCGGCCGCGGATTCCAACGCCGAAGCCAATCGCTACATCCTGAACCTGGAACACCCCACCCACGGCGCGGTCCAGAGCCTGGGCTTCCCGATCCACATGAGCGAGAGCCCGGCACGTCTTCGCCGCATGGCTCCCTGCGTGGGGCAGCACACCGCGGAGATCCTGCAGGAACGGCTGGGCTATGCGGATGCCCGGATCCAGGAACTCGAAGCCGAGGGGATCCTGGGCGCGGAGCCTTTGGCATGA
- a CDS encoding MFS transporter translates to MTRISSGYSNYVLGLLFVVYVFNFIDRQVLSILLPSIKAELDVSDTYMGFLTGPAFVLFYTFAGIPIARFADRTSRRTVIAVGLVIWTAMTAASGFVRNFWQLAAARVGVGIGEAAGSPPAHSLLADYFPPERRATALSIYGAGVYLGVAAAYLGGGYIGHHFGWRTVYLVIGLAGFPLAALVRFSIRELPRGYSDAAMSSERDEAVSLRQVLRVLVRNRSFVLVVLATSVMSLSGYGVLTWGATFLMRVHGMGMVEVGVWLGLAIGITGGLGAYLGGRWADALGRRDRRWYVWLPACELAAAVPFVAGFVLLESRVAALLCFIPFHLLASMYLGPMLSTIQNLVVPHMRATASAVNLFVVNLVGLGIGPLLMGFLNDLLAADYGQAAIRWSMLFVGIVGGGSSILFYLAGRSLRDDLDAAQRAAVQDS, encoded by the coding sequence ATGACCCGGATCTCGAGCGGTTACTCGAACTACGTCCTCGGCCTGTTGTTCGTCGTCTACGTCTTCAACTTCATCGACCGGCAGGTGCTCTCGATCCTGCTCCCCTCGATCAAGGCGGAGCTGGACGTTTCGGATACCTACATGGGATTCCTCACCGGGCCCGCCTTCGTCCTCTTCTACACGTTCGCGGGGATTCCCATCGCGCGGTTCGCGGATCGCACCTCGCGTCGTACGGTGATCGCCGTGGGGCTGGTGATCTGGACTGCCATGACCGCCGCCTCCGGATTCGTCCGGAATTTCTGGCAACTGGCAGCGGCCCGGGTCGGCGTCGGGATCGGTGAGGCCGCAGGAAGCCCGCCGGCCCACTCGCTACTCGCCGACTACTTCCCGCCCGAACGGCGTGCCACGGCGCTTTCCATCTATGGTGCCGGAGTCTATCTCGGTGTGGCGGCGGCCTACCTCGGCGGTGGCTACATCGGGCACCACTTCGGCTGGCGAACGGTCTATCTGGTGATCGGATTGGCGGGCTTCCCCCTGGCCGCGCTGGTTCGCTTCAGCATCCGGGAGCTGCCGCGCGGCTACTCGGACGCAGCCATGTCTTCCGAGAGGGATGAGGCTGTCTCCTTGCGGCAGGTGCTTCGTGTGCTCGTGCGCAACCGCTCGTTCGTGCTGGTCGTGCTCGCGACCTCGGTCATGTCCCTGTCCGGCTACGGGGTGCTGACCTGGGGAGCGACCTTCCTCATGCGTGTCCACGGCATGGGAATGGTGGAGGTCGGTGTGTGGCTCGGCCTTGCCATTGGCATCACCGGTGGCCTTGGCGCCTATCTGGGCGGGCGCTGGGCCGATGCCTTGGGGCGCCGGGATCGACGCTGGTACGTCTGGTTGCCGGCGTGCGAGCTCGCAGCCGCCGTCCCCTTCGTGGCAGGCTTCGTCCTGCTCGAGAGCAGGGTTGCTGCACTCCTCTGCTTCATTCCGTTTCATCTCCTCGCGAGCATGTACCTCGGCCCCATGCTCTCGACGATCCAGAACCTGGTCGTTCCGCACATGCGGGCGACGGCCTCAGCGGTCAATCTCTTCGTCGTGAACCTGGTCGGGCTCGGAATCGGGCCGCTCTTGATGGGGTTCCTGAACGATCTGTTGGCCGCCGACTACGGACAGGCGGCGATCCGCTGGTCGATGCTCTTCGTCGGCATCGTGGGTGGCGGCTCCAGCATCTTGTTCTACCTGGCCGGCCGGAGCCTGCGCGATGACCTGGATGCGGCGCAGCGGGCCGCAGTTCAGGACTCCTGA
- a CDS encoding nuclear transport factor 2 family protein: protein MSRTRPEAMIQELADREAIRDLACRYAHHVWQKQAAAAASLFTEDCEMDTGEPPVLRGRAALRETYERVLGDGAFQPFVSNHVITLAGDEASGTCYLDLRATTDGRSMIGSGYYEDRYQRIDGEWKFRARKLHMSWLVPLEQGWADQES, encoded by the coding sequence GTGAGCCGCACGCGGCCCGAAGCGATGATCCAGGAGCTCGCCGATCGGGAGGCCATTCGGGATCTCGCTTGCCGCTATGCCCACCACGTCTGGCAGAAGCAGGCCGCTGCTGCCGCCAGCCTCTTCACCGAAGACTGCGAAATGGATACGGGCGAGCCGCCGGTGCTCCGAGGTCGGGCGGCGCTGCGCGAGACCTACGAACGCGTGCTAGGCGACGGCGCCTTCCAACCCTTCGTCTCCAATCACGTCATCACTCTCGCCGGGGACGAGGCGAGCGGGACCTGTTACCTCGACCTGCGAGCCACCACCGATGGTCGCAGCATGATCGGATCGGGCTACTACGAGGATCGCTACCAGCGGATCGATGGTGAATGGAAATTCCGGGCACGGAAGCTCCACATGTCCTGGCTCGTGCCTCTCGAGCAGGGCTGGGCCGATCAGGAGTCCTGA
- a CDS encoding CoA transferase — MSETTKGPLAGIRVLDMATMLAGPYGATLMGDLGADVIKVESHRGDDSRHLGPERDGEHSPFLSLNRSKRAMVLELKTEAGRAVFARLAATTDVLITNIREPALSKLGLDYEQVRKHRPDIIWIGVTAFGADGPYAGRPGIDFLAQGFGGLLALNGERTGEPVRVTVPMIDVMTSLLVSTAALTALRTRDETGEGQRIDISLLDALLHAQASSLGTYLIAREPTPRTGNRSLYFAPSGIYTCGDDRKAVITCPSEKFFRNLCTALDVEWAEDARFESIDQRLANEDELDRLIDARCKDFTVDELQKRLVAADVLCAPVNGAVEVAEDPQVRHNRMIVSVDHPKLGPVDVTGVPIHFHGTPCEVRQPPPLQGEHSEELLRELGYASGEIEDLVSNDVVATHVEIEEARRR, encoded by the coding sequence GTGAGCGAAACCACGAAGGGCCCGCTCGCGGGAATTCGCGTACTCGACATGGCCACCATGCTGGCGGGGCCCTATGGCGCGACGCTGATGGGGGATCTCGGTGCGGATGTGATCAAGGTGGAATCCCATCGGGGTGACGACAGCCGCCATCTGGGTCCCGAACGCGACGGAGAGCATTCGCCCTTTCTCAGCCTCAACCGGAGTAAGAGGGCGATGGTCCTCGAGCTGAAGACTGAAGCAGGCCGAGCGGTCTTCGCGCGCCTCGCAGCGACGACGGACGTCCTGATCACGAACATCCGGGAGCCCGCGCTCTCCAAGCTGGGCCTCGACTACGAGCAGGTGCGGAAGCACCGCCCGGACATCATCTGGATCGGCGTCACGGCCTTCGGTGCCGACGGGCCCTACGCGGGCCGTCCCGGGATCGACTTCCTGGCCCAGGGCTTCGGCGGGCTGCTGGCGCTGAACGGAGAGCGCACGGGAGAACCGGTGAGGGTCACCGTTCCCATGATCGACGTGATGACCTCCCTGCTCGTCAGCACGGCCGCGCTCACGGCACTCCGAACACGGGATGAGACAGGCGAGGGGCAGCGCATTGACATCTCGCTCCTCGACGCGCTCCTCCACGCCCAGGCCAGCTCCCTGGGCACCTATCTCATCGCCCGGGAGCCGACGCCGCGAACGGGAAACCGCAGCCTCTATTTCGCGCCTTCGGGCATCTACACCTGCGGTGACGATCGCAAGGCGGTCATCACGTGTCCCTCGGAGAAGTTCTTCCGCAACCTGTGTACGGCCCTGGACGTCGAGTGGGCGGAGGATGCGCGCTTCGAGAGCATCGACCAACGCCTCGCCAACGAGGATGAGCTGGATCGCTTGATCGATGCGCGCTGCAAGGACTTCACGGTCGATGAATTGCAGAAACGGCTGGTCGCTGCGGACGTGCTCTGCGCCCCGGTCAACGGGGCGGTCGAGGTTGCGGAGGACCCTCAGGTCCGGCACAACCGGATGATCGTCAGCGTGGACCACCCCAAGCTCGGGCCCGTGGACGTCACCGGAGTGCCGATTCACTTCCACGGGACGCCCTGCGAGGTCCGCCAGCCGCCGCCGCTTCAGGGCGAGCACAGCGAGGAGTTGTTGCGCGAGCTGGGCTACGCGTCGGGTGAGATCGAGGATCTCGTCTCGAACGACGTCGTCGCTACCCATGTGGAGATCGAGGAGGCGCGAAGGCGGTGA
- a CDS encoding SRPBCC family protein, whose product MSIQIEETFQVSVPIETVWQFLLDPHRVVTCMPGAVLEEVVDERTFNGAVKIKLGAITTKYRGRVHLSDVDEQARRVCMVAEGRETGGGTAKGTVTAELSTLPDGQTEVVTSAEVDLTGRVMQVGRGMIQGVSSQLFGQFVTRTRQALEVTASDASPEAPVADDSVPLLRVILGVIWAPVARFFRRLFGRQTG is encoded by the coding sequence ATGTCGATCCAGATCGAGGAGACCTTCCAGGTCTCGGTTCCCATCGAGACCGTCTGGCAATTCCTGCTGGACCCGCACCGCGTCGTCACCTGCATGCCGGGCGCCGTGCTGGAGGAAGTGGTCGATGAACGCACCTTCAATGGCGCGGTGAAGATCAAGCTCGGCGCGATCACCACCAAGTACCGTGGGCGGGTGCATCTCAGCGATGTCGATGAACAGGCACGGCGCGTGTGCATGGTGGCCGAGGGGCGAGAGACCGGCGGCGGCACCGCCAAGGGCACGGTCACGGCCGAGCTGTCGACCCTCCCGGACGGGCAGACCGAAGTGGTCACCTCGGCCGAAGTGGACCTTACCGGTCGCGTGATGCAGGTCGGACGCGGAATGATCCAGGGCGTCTCGAGCCAACTCTTCGGGCAATTCGTTACCCGGACGCGGCAGGCGCTGGAAGTGACCGCGTCGGACGCTTCGCCCGAGGCCCCGGTCGCGGACGATTCTGTTCCCCTGCTGCGCGTGATCCTTGGCGTCATCTGGGCACCCGTTGCACGCTTCTTCCGCCGGCTCTTCGGTCGGCAGACGGGCTGA